GACTACTAAAATGAGTCCAAAACAACTCTgccaaaaatattctttttttgcTGCTAGTATGTTGTTGCATTTCCCGTTTGACATGCAAAAAGCTACCATAGGATACTAAAGGACCAGCGGGAATCTCTTGCAACACTTTGACGACTTCCTTATCTGTTCCTAAACCATTGAAGAGTATTCCTTGCTCGCGTAATTCTTTGACCTCCTCAGCGCTTATTACGAGTGATTTCATAAAGTTGACGTAATTTGTTATCTGATAGGCAATTGTCCTTGCCGACTTGTCAATGC
The nucleotide sequence above comes from Lycium barbarum isolate Lr01 chromosome 3, ASM1917538v2, whole genome shotgun sequence. Encoded proteins:
- the LOC132630209 gene encoding UPF0481 protein At3g47200-like; this encodes MKLMVSTSVRDLKSKGILCKPSSLHTLTGIKFKSYNLFAQLELPPLRIDTIYMVKYANMIAYEMSIDKSARTIAYQITNYVNFMKSLVISAEEVKELREQGILFNGLGTDKEVVKVLQEIPAGPLVSYGSFLHVKREMQQHTSSKKRIFLAELFWTHFSSPWSFMTLLVAIFVLLFNKYGDQ